One segment of Rosa chinensis cultivar Old Blush chromosome 6, RchiOBHm-V2, whole genome shotgun sequence DNA contains the following:
- the LOC112173741 gene encoding putative pentatricopeptide repeat-containing protein At5g59200, chloroplastic: MQSGLCHSSTLLAANNMSCSTTVAIGNSVFPPNSNSKSRNSQNRREVISLLQKCKHYQIPQIHAKIIRNGQDQDPFVVFELLRLCSNLKSIDYASKVFRRTQSPNVYLYTALIDGFVSSGYYLDAIRLYCQMVNEFIFPDKYAITSVLKACGFGLALEEGREVHAQALKLGLSSNRSIRMKLMGLYGKCGEFESARQVFDEMPEGDAVAATVMITCYAEYGLVEEASGVFDGLREKDTVCWTAMIDGLVKNGEMNRALEVFRDMQRKNVWPNEVTLVCVLSACSHLGALELGRWVCSYIDKNNIECNCIVGGALINMYSRCGDIDGAVEVFSRMKKRDVSTYNSMIEGLAMHGKSTMAIEMFREMMKRGLKPNSITFVKVLNACSHGGLVELGFEIFHSMTNSHGIQPQIEHYGCVVDLLARSGRIEEAYSFIERTKMAPDHIMLGALLSACKIHRNLELGERVAEMLVNCDDADSGTFALLSNVYAASGKWKEAARVRALTKEAGTPKEPGCSLIEVNNEIHEFLLGDIRHPQKENIYRKLEELNPVLKREGYSPATEVVLHDIGERQKEWALAIHSERLAICYGLISTKPCTTLRIVKNLRVCNDCHSMIKLIAKITKRKIIMRDRHRFHHFENGACSCGDYW, from the coding sequence ATGCAAAGTGGGTTGTGCCACTCTTCCACATTATTGGCCGCCAATAATATGAGTTGCTCAACCACGGTGGCTATAGGGAACTCAGTATTCCCGCCAAATTCAAACTCAAAATCCAGAAATTCCCAAAATCGGAGAGAAGTCATCTCCCTGTTGCAGAAATGCAAACACTATCAGATCCCACAAATACAtgctaaaataataagaaatggCCAGGACCAAGATCCATTCGTCGTCTTCGAGCTTCTTCGTCTCTGCTCCAACCTCAAGTCCATTGACTATGCCTCCAAGGTTTTCCGACGCACCCAATCCCCAAACGTGTATCTCTACACTGCTCTCATTGATGGGTTTGTGTCGTCTGGCTATTACCTTGATGCGATTCGTCTTTACTGTCAGATGGTCAATGAGTTTATATTTCCGGACAAATATGCCATCACTTCTGTGTTGAAAGCTTGTGGCTTTGGGTTGGCTTTGGAGGAGGGTAGAGAAGTCCATGCCCAGGCTTTGAAGCTTGGGTTGTCCTCGAATAGATCAATAAGGATGAAGCTGATGGGTCTTTATGGAAAGTGTGGTGAATTTGAAAGTGCACGCcaggtgtttgatgaaatgcctgAAGGAGATGCAGTTGCGGCAACCGTCATGATAACTTGTTATGCTGAGTATGGACTAGTTGAGGAGGCGAGTGGTGTTTTTGACGGGCTCAGGGAAAAGGATACGGTTTGCTGGACTGCGATGATTGATGGGTTGGTTAAGAATGGGGAGATGAATAGGGCTTTGGAGGTGTTTAGGGATATGCAGAGGAAGAATGTGTGGCCTAATGAAGTTACATTGGTTTGTGTTCTATCTGCTTGTTCGCATTTGGGAGCTTTGGAGCTCGGACGATGGGTTTGCTCGTATATAGATAAGAATAACATTGAATGCAATTGCATTGTGGGTGGTGCTCTGATTAATATGTATTCAAGGTGTGGTGATATTGATGGGGCAGTAGAGGTGTTTAGCAGGATGAAAAAGAGAGATGTCAGTACCTATAATTCCATGATTGAGGGGCTTGCTATGCATGGGAAGAGCACCATGGCTATTGAAATGTTCCGGGAAATGATGAAACGAGGACTTAAGCCAAATAGCATCACTTTTGTTAAAGTATTAAATGCATGTAGCCATGGGGGTTTGGTGGAGTTGGGGTTTGAGATATTTCATTCCATGACTAATAGTCACGGCATTCAACCGCAAATAGAACACTATGGATGCGTGGTTGATCTTCTAGCTCGTTCAGGACGGATTGAAGAGGCGTACAGTTTCATTGAAAGAACGAAAATGGCACCAGATCATATCATGTTGGGGGCTTTGCTAAGTGCTTGTAAAATCCACCGAAACCTCGAATTAGGAGAAAGGGTGGCCGAAATGTTGGTAAACTGTGATGATGCAGATTCAGGGACTTTCGCTTTACTGTCAAATGTGTATGCTGCATCAGGGAAGTGGAAAGAGGCTGCACGAGTCAGAGCTTTGACCAAGGAAGCTGGAACTCCAAAGGAGCCTGGTTGTAGTTTAATTGAAGTGAACAATGAGATCCATGAGTTCCTTTTGGGAGACATTAGACACCCACAGAAAGAAAATATCTACAGAAAGTTAGAGGAGCTAAACCCTGTGTTAAAAAGGGAAGGATACTCGCCGGCGACAGAGGTAGTTTTGCATGATATTGGGGAAAGGCAAAAGGAATGGGCTCTAGCAATACATAGTGAGAGGCTTGCCATATGCTACGGACTAATCTCTACTAAACCGTGTACCACTTTAAGGATTGTGAAAAATTTGAGGGTTTGCAATGACTGCCACTCAATGATCAAGTTGATAGCTAAGATTACTAAGAGAAAGATAATAATGAGGGATCGCCATAGGTTCCATCATTTCGAGAATGGAGCTTGTTCTTGTGGTGATTACtggtaa
- the LOC112171417 gene encoding protein YIF1B-A produces the protein MGHFSATDENLGFQSGVPIPGLNPPSNQFGNAFCGAGSGLIREGLGAYGKRICGSSSQYVQSNIIKCFSDPQYYFQVNAHYVRNKLKIILFPFLHRGHWTRITEPIGGRLSYNPPINDINAPDLYIPFMTFATYLVLAGISLGLSGKFSPEALNWQFVKGMASWLFQAMLLKASLTSLGGGEAPLLDMIAYAGYTFTGLCVAVVGRITLSYAYYLIVIWTSMCSGIFLAKTIKLTLYAEARSYDVTIHNYLLLGIAFSPFPFIFCLSNPTGNWIS, from the exons ATGGGACACTTTTCAG CTACGGATGAGAATCTAGGATTCCAGTCTGGAGTTCCCATACCGGGACTGAATCCTCCATCAAATCAGTTTGGAAATGCATTTTGTGGAGCTGGGTCGGGACTCATTCGAGAGGGATTGGGTGCTTATGGGAAGAGAATTTGTGGATCAAGTTCACAGTATGTGCAAAGCAAT ATAATTAAGTGCTTCTCGGATCCTCAATACTACTTCCAAGTGAATGCGCACTACGTCAGGAACAAACTGAAGATAATTCTATTTCCATttcttcacagg GGACACTGGACCAGGATAACAGAGCCAATTGGAGGCAGGCTTTCCTATAATCCTCCAATTAATGATATAAATGCTCCAGATTTATACATTCCATTCATGACATTTGCAACATACTTGGTTCTTGCTGGCATCTCTCTCGGCCTTTCTGGGAA ATTTAGTCCAGAAGCCTTAAATTGGCAGTTTGTGAAAGGAATGGCAAGCTGGTTATTCCAAGCAATGTTGTTGAAGGCATCATTGACTTCGCTAGGCGGTGGAGAGGCACCATTGTTGGACATGATAGCATATGCTGGGTATACATTCACGGGGCTGTGCGTGGCTGTTGTAGGGAGAATTACATTAAGCTATGCGTACTACTTGATAGTCATATGGACATCCATGTGCTCAGGTATCTTCTTGGCTAAGACGATTAAGCTAACTTTGTATGCCGAGGCTAGGAGTTACGATGTCACCATCCACAACTATCTCTTGCTTGGTATTGCATTTTCTCCATTCCCATTCATCTTCTGCCTGAGCAACCCTACCGGGAATTGGATTTCCTGA
- the LOC112172505 gene encoding uncharacterized protein LOC112172505 — protein MEGLKVSDTNMKVFLHPSKGGDIDGAIHHQLSSMIFKFDDNLDGVLVAYKFDVSSKDAKILNGVHPYFTVSIRATLLLFSPKPNMLVEGKVVKVTRGSISVIVLGFSCAFIKDEDIREEFKYKYKRGKQVYISRYQKRHVIKVGTMIRLSVNSLDVETLHIYGSLRPAHTGSIRFLDKNVEDDGLTDRSNKRRRENEGESVMQEPSTTVIQGLNTKVKPSSIGTEAFSFNNDHYIKKSKKHKTR, from the exons ATGGAGGGCTTGAAGGTTTCCGATACCAATATGAAAGTGTTTCTGCACCCATCGAAGGGCGGCGACATCGACGGTGCAATTCATCACCAGCTGAGCTCCATGATTTTCAA GTTTGATGATAATTTGGATGGTGTCTTAGTTGCTTATAAGTTTGACGTTTCATCCAAGGATGCAAAGATTCTGAATGGTGTTCATCCTTATTTTACTGTGAGCATAAGAGCGACTTTGTTACTTTTCTCTCCAAAGCCAAATATGCTTGTAG AAGGCAAGGTGGTGAAAGTCACCCGAGGATCCATATCTGTCATTGTTCTTGGCTTTTCATGTGCCTTCATAAAAGATGAAGATATTCGCGAAGAGTTTAAGTATAAATAT AAACGTGGCAAGCAAGTATATATTAGCAGATATCAGAAGCGGCATGTGATAAAAGTTGGAACCATGATACGACTTTCAGTCAACAG TTTGGATGTGGAGACACTGCACATATATGGTTCTTTGCGTCCAGCTCACACTGGGAGCATTCGCTTTTTAGATAAAAATGTGGAAGATGATGGACTTACAGACAG GAGTAATAAgaggagaagagaaaatgaGGGGGAGTCAGTTATGCAAGAGCCCAGTACAACAGTTATTCAAGGGCTCAATACCAAAGTAAAGCCTAGTTCAATCGGTACTGAAGCATTTTCTTTCAATAATGACCACTATATCAAGAAGTCAAAGAAACACAAGACAAGGTAA
- the LOC112172321 gene encoding protein FAR1-RELATED SEQUENCE 7 → MDEQPSTSKDEDMIESSNGKEAATFEGSSDMEPYVGMEFETEEAAKVFYDAYATQLGFIMRVDAFRRSLRDGKVVWRRLVCNKEGFRKTRPKRSENRKPRAITREGCKAMIVVKREKSGKWIVTRFIKDHNHSLVVTPANGRRTVILSQTPDEKDMKIRELTAELQRERKRSAAYQEQLDMVLREMEEHSNHLSRNIADIVQSVKEIESKRIA, encoded by the exons A TGGATGAACAACCATCTACgagcaaagatgaagatatGATAGAGAGTTCAAATGGGAAAGAGGCAGCCACATTTGAGGGGAGTTCAGATATGGAACCGTATGTGGGTATGGAGTTTGAAACGGAAGAGGCTGCCAAGGTGTTCTATGATGCATATGCAACACAGTTGGGATTCATTATGCGGGTTGATGCCTTTCGGAGATCATTGCGTGATGGTAAGGTAGTTTGGCGTAGACTTGTGTGCAATAAAGAAGGATTTCGTAAGACGAGGCCCAAAAGAAGTGAGAACAGGAAGCCTCGGGCAATCACAAGAGAAGGGTGTAAAGCAATGATAGTGgtaaagagagaaaaatcagGAAAATGGATTGTAACGAGATTTATAAAGGACCATAACCATTCACTGGTAGTTACACCTGCAAATGGTCGCCGGACTGTGATTCTATCTCAAACACCA GATGAAAAAGATATGAAAATTCGAGAGTTGACTGCTGAGCTACAGCGTGAGCGAAAGAGATCTGCAGCTTATCAAGAACAGCTTGACATGGTTTTGAGGGAGATGGAAGAGCATTCCAATCACCTCTCGAGAAACATTGCTGATATAGTTCAGAGTGTGAAAGAGATTGAATCAAAGAGGATAGCCTAG
- the LOC112171419 gene encoding uncharacterized protein LOC112171419, which translates to MKVAYSPTLASYNFNLHNLKKEGGPPIEEFLRSLPLEKWCNAFFKGNRYGEMANSVVESFNNWTRDLRELPIFEMFEGLRVKVMENMSERKVACKRWTTILCPPMEALLKKSMDIGRHWAVSMSSETVFEVHFDKSVAVDLGNSTCSCRQWQINSFPYSHALAAVQKVGVEPVYSYIEPFYTCQSYMDSYAHGIHPIPNMGKFYEDASSSTSVVKPPLVRRPSDRPKSVRMKSAAEGGTRRRIKCG; encoded by the coding sequence ATGAAAGTTGCTTATTCACCTACCTTAGCAAGCTATAACTTCAACTTGCACAACCTGAAGAAAGAAGGTGGTCCGCCTATTGAAGAGTTTCTGCGATCTTTGCCGTTGGAAAAGTGGTGCAATGCGTTTTTCAAAGGAAACAGGTATGGTGAAATGGCAAATAGTGTTGTCGAGTCATTTAACAATTGGACTAGAGATTTGCGTGAGCTTCCTATATTTGAGATGTTTGAAGGCTTAAGGGTTAAGGTTATGGAGAATATGTCTGAGAGGAAGGTTGCATGCAAGAGGTGGACCACTATTTTGTGTCCTCCAATGGAGGCTTTGTTGAAGAAATCAATGGATATTGGGCGGCATTGGGCTGTTAGTATGTCTAGTGAGACTGTTTTTGAAGTTCATTTTGATAAATCAGTGGCTGTTGATCTTGGGAACAGCACTTGCTCTTGCCGTCAATGGCAAATTAATTCATTCCCATATTCACATGCTCTTGCTGCAGTCCAAAAGGTTGGAGTGGAACCTGTGTATAGTTACATTGAGCCGTTTTACACCTGTCAAAGCTACATGGATTCCTACGCGCATGGTATTCATCCTATACCAAATAtggggaagttttatgaagATGCATCTAGTTCAACTTCTGTTGTTAAGCCTCCATTGGTTAGGAGGCCATCCGACCGGCCAAAATCTGTTCGAATGAAGTCTGCAGCAGAAGGAGGCACGAGGAGGCGTATCAAGTGTGGCTGA
- the LOC112171418 gene encoding spore wall protein 2-like: MNCWKWKESYWRKICWILKRINSNSDGEDGEEEGGEGADGEDGEEGGEGADGEDGEEEAGEGVDGEDGGDDDEDKEEEPEVRTTRKKHTSIRKDKEGRSSQKQETKKQSRRMERVKKAAAKEEAAIEEAEPEAEPIKKLKKGKKQAVNRNSMVDRIKNKKRKATEDKEFTYTTKRTRSGNRH; this comes from the coding sequence ATGAATTGCTGGAAATGGAAAGAAAGCTACTGGAGAAAGATATGTTGGATTCTCAAGAGGATTAACAGTAACAGTGATGGTGAGGATGGTGAGGAAGAGGGTGGAGAAGGAGCTGATGGTGAAGATGGTGAGGAAGGTGGAGAAGGAGCCGATGGTGAAGATGGTGAGGAAGAGGCTGGAGAAGGAGTTGAtggagaagatggtggagatgatgatgaagacaaagaagaagaacctGAGGTGAGAACAACCAGAAAGAAGCACACATCAATAAGAAAAGATAAAGAAGGCAGGTCTTCTCAGAAACaggaaacaaagaaacaatCAAGGAGAATGGAACGGGTGAAAAAAGCTGCTGCTAAAGAAGAAGCTGCTATTGAAGAAGCAGAACCTGAAGCAGAACCAATTAAAAAGTTGAAGAAGGGGAAGAAGCAAGCTGTAAACAGAAATTCAATGGTGGATcgaatcaagaacaaaaaaaggaagGCTACTGAAGACAAGGAGTTCACGTATACCACTAAAAGAACAAGGAGCGGCAACAGGCATTAG
- the LOC112172322 gene encoding uncharacterized protein LOC112172322, which yields MNESDEYPKEHYGGQTSMSSSSTTSVHVTALDGLVNVNSLFTIAVFVGLSLTVPGQKSLENRTACDAGNDVAKKLLVFEVVSFSFFLFSSLVAQGLKLAINLLNSKEVDEAFRAHINIKVLRFGMLGSAFGSVMGCVFLMLSMVNVIQIRLGMLSCGSKSAVHSVAALIVLVSSALLVYLSTAIYAFLH from the exons ATGAATGA ATCTGACGAGTACCCAAAAGAGCATTACGGAGGCCAAACATCCATGTCGTCCTCATCAACCACAAGCGTCCACGTCACCGCCCTGGACGGTCTGGTCAACGTCAACTCCCTCTTCACCATCGCGGTCTTCGTGGGCCTGTCCCTGACCGTACCGGGACAAAAGAGCCTCGAGAACCGGACAGCCTGCGACGCCGGCAATGACGTGGCGAAGAAGCTTCTGGTGTTCGAGGTTGTCTCCTTcagcttcttcctcttctcgtCCCTGGTCGCCCAGGGCCTCAAGCTCGCCATCAACTTGCTTAACAGCAAGGAAGTCGACGAGGCCTTCCGGGCCCACATCAACATCAAGGTGCTGAGGTTCGGGATGTTGGGGTCGGCCTTCGGATCCGTCATGGGTTGCGTCTTTCTCATGTTGTCGATGGTCAATGTGATCCAGATCCGGTTGGGGATGTTGTCCTGTGGGAGCAAATCTGCTGTCCACTCTGTTGCGGCTCTTATCGTTTTGGTCTCTTCGGCGCTCTTGGTCTATCTCTCTACTGCTATCTATGCTTTTCTTCACTAG